The sequence GTGTAGAAGGCGGTAGCGGGGGGCTTTCATAAGACTGCCATTCTGTTGATTTGGATATCAAAAGAATAGCAGCTACCGAGAATTGTGCGACAGGGTGTTAGGCGTTAACGTCTAGAAAAATAAATAGTGACGTTGTTAAGTGAATTACGCTACTTGATCTTTATGGGCTGTGTGAAGTACTTCTATAGCCCTATCTTCGGCCTCAAATCTATGGGCAAGTGTTTCGCCGAGTTTTGAGAGGTCGGTTTCAATCGAATCAAGGTCATCGATTTCTTGGTACTTGTCGTTAAAATCGAGCACGTATTCGGTCGTTTTATCGACATCAGTAAACAGTATTTTTGCCTCTGTTAGCGCAGGCTTGTCGTCGAATTCCCGTGCTTCTTGAACGAGCTGGTCGTAAATTTCAAAATGACCCGCAGACACGTAATCAACCAAAAGCTGACACATGGACCTTAGTACTTCGCCTGTGACGGCTGAAGGTTCTTCTATTATTTCGGATAGTTGGCAATAGAGCACGAGTACTTGCTGTCGCTCACCAAGCCAGCGATCGATAATATCGGTAACTCCGCCCCAACGTTCTTGCGCCGTTTTACAATTTTCTAGCATAGGTTCTAGTCGTCCCAAGAGAATGTTTAATCAGCCTTCAAGATAGGTGATAAGTCGTTCAAGAGCAAGGGATGGATGCCCTGTTTCCGTACCTGTAAACGAATAGTTAATAACAAAATGTGGGGTGATCGCGTGTGTCGAGAACGAACGGCTATGGAACTTTGCGCGTTAATTCTTATTCAAACCGATAATGCGCGGGTGAGCGAACGCCTTTTGCGGATAGACGGTGATTAGAGGTGGTTGAGCTATGCTATTAAAAGGTGAAATTTGCGGAGAAATAGAGCATGCAATGGTTACGCAATAGCGCTTTAGCGCGTTGGTTGAGCGTGGTTTTAGTGGTCGGTGTAATGTTGGCTGTATCGGTGCATGCCGAAGATGAGCCGCCAGCCGAAGGAGAGGAGGCGGCTCCAGCCCCGCCTAAGGCAATTTACCTGCCGTTAAAACCCTCGTTTGTGGTGAATTACGGTGGCGCAGGGCGATTAAAATATATTAAAGCGGAGGTGTCGGTTCGATTAGATTCGTCTGAGGCCGCTAATGCCGTGCGTCATCATATGCCTTACATTCGTAATAACTTAGTAATGCTTTTTGCGAGTCAAACCGATGAGTCGCTGACGTCACAGGCTGGAAAGGAAGCGTTGCGGCAAGACGCGTTGACTGAAGTACGAAAAGTAATCTTGGATGAGGATGGATTAGAGGGGGTTACCGATCTTTTTTTTAACACGTTAATCGTGCAAAAATAATCGCAATACGGCATAGCGTATTGCGAAGAGTTACTCGAAGTTTGCCGTGTTTTTCGCCCCTATTCTCGGAAAGCCCCACAGCATCGCCGGTACTGTTTGTAGTATTGCACGAGAAAATCATCGAAGTCTATTTGGCTTTTTCTTTCAAGCTCGCGTTGTTCCGCTTCAGATTCTAGCGCCATATTTTCCATGCGTTCTTGAATGTCGGGCGAAAGTGGAGCGTTTTTGAAGTATTCATCGTATTGCGCAGAATGCTGTAACGCATAGGCCGCGTATTCGAGCTTGTTGTCTTTTAGTGTGGATAGAATACGTGCAGAGGGTGTAAGGCTTGGGTCTTTTAGCTTTCGCGTTTGCTGCGCAAGACTGTTGCTATAGCTTTGATCGCCATGAGCGTTATCCAGCAGCCCTGCGACGGGCGCCATAGCGTTGAGTAGCTCTAGGCCCCATTGCTGCAGGTTAATCGTGCTGTCGGGGCCGTTCTCGAGTGTTGCACTGGGGTTGCGGCCGTCAACTACCACCTGTTTTTGGTTGCGCAATATCCGTTGTGCTTCTTCACTATCGGTATCGGGGCTTTCTTGGAGCGCGCAATACAGTAAAAAAGTGTCGAGAAAGCGGATTTGTTCGTCGGTAATACCGACAGGCGAAAATGGGTCGATATCCAAGCAGCGTACTTCTATATATTCAACGCCACGATTGTCCAGTGCCGCGAGCGCTGTCTCGCCGGATTGTGCTGTGCGTTTGGGGCGAATAGCACTGTAAAATTCATTCTCTATCTGTAGTAAGCCGGTATTGAGTTGCAGGTGGTTGTGTTGTTCGTCGGTGATCCCGAGGGCTTCATAGTCGGCATGAGGTGACGTAATGGCTGCACACAATGTTTCGATATATCGTTTTTGGTCGTTGTAGCAGACGTAAAGATCTTCTTGCGCACTACTTTGATAGCCGAGGTCGCCCATGCGGAGTGACGTGGCAAACGGCGTATGTAACGTATGCGATAGGTTATCGAGCAGTTGAAGGTCGTGCATGCGTTTGTCTACAAAACTGGTACACAGTGCAGGCGAAGCACCAAACAAATAGATGAGCAACCAATAATGACGCCGAAAGTTACGAATGAGGCCGAAATAGCGCTGATTTTTGTATTCCTGAAGGTCGAGCATGCTGTTATCACGACGTGAAAGGAATGCCCAAAACGCATTGGGTAGCGAGAAGTTATAATGTAAGCCTGCAACGGTTTGCATGGAGCGTCCATAACGATGTCCTAGGCCAACCCGATAGACTGTTTTCATTCGGCCGTTATTCGTACTGCCGTAACGCGCGACAGGAATCTCTTGGTCAGGCCCTAACGCGCAGGGCATGCTATGCGTCCAAAGCATTTCGCCTTCGGGTAGCTGGTTGGCGGTATAGCGCTGCAGTAAATCGAGCTGGCCAAGCATATCGGGAATGGTGTGGCAGGGAGGCGTAATAAACTCCAGCAAGGCTTCGCTAAAGTCTGTAGTGATTTGGGGGTGGGTTAAGGCTGAGCCCAGACCACTGGGATGATCGGTTTTACTGAGTGCTCCGTTTGCCGTAACGCGGAGGCTTTCACGCTCTGCGCCGCGCAATATGCCGGTGAGTAATGCGGCATTGTCAGGCTCGGCGAGTTCCTTGGGGAAATCTTTAATCTGTAGCACGGAATTAGACCAATACTTGTTGGGGCGAAGGGGTGGGCTGTTTCTCGGGATTGGCTGTTGTCTCGAGAGGTTGTTCTTCTGTCGTTGCGATTTTATCGTCAATGTTATCAATGGCGTCGTCAGAGCAAGGTCGTGCGGTATCGTCTGCGGCGCTGGTTTGTGGGTGCGCTTCAGGTGCGTCTGGCAGAATGAGTAATCCTTTCTCGTTAACGTCTACGGCTGTAATTTTAGCCCGTAAATCAGGGTTTTTAACGGTTAACTCGACTATCTGATTGATCGCCTCGTCTTTGTGTTGAGTGCGATAAACGCTTCGATTCTCTTCGCCGTATTGCCAGTTACCCGACTTTTCGAGTATTTGCTGGTGCTGATTACAGATGATAAACATTGACGTCATGATTGAAAGCTCAATTCAAATAATGCAGAAGTTAGGGGGCCAATAAAGGGCATGTAGCGCGTTTTTAAAACCGTCAACGTGCGTCGCTCAACTCAATCGCATGATGGTGGCGAAGACCCTAAATTACAAGGGAGTAGCGCCTAAAGTTTGTGTGAACGGCCGGTGTCAATTGTGAAAAAAAGGAGAATTGCCCACTTCTGACATACCAATCCTCATCCAGCCTGTATAAACTACGGCTCTACTAACTTGTAGGGTTATGAATGGGGAGTGGCAGTGCAAGGCCATATTTTGCGGTTTAAGCATGCGAGACCCTCCCAATCAAGCCTACGGGGCGTCCCAATAACAAAAATTTAAAAAGTGGTTCGTGTTTCCCGCTTCGCTGGAGTAGAGCGTCAGTTCGGGCATTACTGATTGTTGACACTGTAAGGCCCAACCTTTTGATCAGCTGTTTTCGCCGGTAATATCCAATCACGTAATCATTACTCGTACGAGACGGAATCCTCTGTTTTGGCGAATATTCAGTATTTTGGAGAAGTTGAGTGACCTTTCAGTTGGCCGACAATCCGCAGCTTCTAACCGCTAGTCGTTACTGGCAGGTAGTGCTCGCCAAGCTAAAAAGCTTGCCGTTAGACGTGTGGCGTAATGGTCTTATCTTTCTATCGATACTATGGCTGTGTCACAGCGCTGCTGGGCTCTTTTGGGTTTTATACCCTGTTTCGGCAGTACCTCAGCCCACCACCTTTGCTGTGCCGATCGATACCGGTTCTGCTTCTGTCAGCAGTACAACCGTTGATATCCTGGCCCTTCAAGAGCTGAAACTCTTTGGTGACGCTGGCGAACTGCCTGAGGTGGAGTTAGAGGTGGAGGCCCAGTCCTCATCAGATCTTATCGTTGACGAAAACGCAGCAACGACGCTACTAAATTTAAAGTTACACGGCGTCATTGCCAGCGATAATCAGCTTGAGGCGCGAGCCATTATCGATACCGGTAAAGATCAGAATCTTTATCGGATTGGCGACGAAATAAAACTAAATAAAGGTGTAAAGCTCGCAAAGGTTATGGAGCAACGCATTATTTTGGACAATAAAGGCAGCCATGAATCCTTGTGGCTTTACTCCGAGGAAGATTTTAAAAAATCGGCAAGTAATCGCGCCAATCGTCACAAAGTTACTCGTGAAGGTCCCGGCGCGGATCGCCCTAAACCTACGGTGAACAAAAGTATACAGCCTAGCCAAATCCCCAAATCAATTAGCGATGTTGTGCGTTTTAGCGTGCATCGTGAGGAAGGGAAAATGGTGGGTTATAAATTGCGGCCTGGCCGAGATAAAGAGTTGTTTGAACAAGTCGGATTAAAATCCGGCGATATTGTGACAAGTGTTAACGGTCGAATCATGAACGACCCGAAACAATTGCGTGATGTCTATCAGGACCTAAAAACCGCAACGGAGGCCAACTTAGTTGTTCGTCGTGGCGAATCAGAGTTACCAATAACGATCAGAGTTGATAATACAGGTGGGTAATACCGTGTTAAAGAATTTTGGCGTCATCTTGTGTGTGGCGATAATGATGTTTTCGGGCGCGTCTTTAGGGCAAGCTCAGGGCGCTCAGCCACAGCAAACGTGGACCATTAACTTCAAGGATTCAGATATCCACGAGGTTATTAAATTTGTCGCTGAAGTCACAGGTAAAACCTTAGTGATAGATCCTAGGGTTAAAGGGCGTGTGAAAGTGATTTCTCAAAAGCCTCTAACTGAACGAGAGCTAATGGAACTGTTTCGTTCGGTATTAGAGGTGCACGACTTCACCATCGTTGAGGTGGGAAATGTTGTACGTGTAGTTCCTTTAAAAGACGCACGTTCTTCACCTTTGCCTGTTCGGGATAATCCGGCTTTTGACGAAGGTTACGTTACCCAGGTTATTCAGCTTAAAAACATCGCAGCTGCGAAAGTGTTGCCCGTGCTACGACCCTTAGTGCCGCAGCATTCACACTTAGCCGCTTACGATCCCAGTAACGCTATTGTGGTATCCGATACGGCAGCGAATATAGAGCGTATTAAAGAAATTATCGAAAAAATCGATACCGCTGCATTGCCAGTAACGGAAGTTATTGAACTGCGCTACGCCGACGCGGACAGCCTTGTCGCGACATTAACAAAGCTAGATCGCGCCGAAAGTAAAGGTGCGCCGGCGTCCAATACATTACAGATGGTTGCCGATAAACGTAACAATGCCATTTTAATTAGTGGTGAAGACTTACAGCGTCAGCGCGTCAAAAACTTAATTCGTCGTTTAGACCGTCCACAGAAACAAACCGGTAATGTTCGCGTTGTGTATTTAGAATATGCAACGGCCAAAGATGTAGCCGTTGTTTTGAGTAAAGTGGTGCAAAACATGCAGCGCATGGTGCCTGGCGGAGAGAAGGGTGGCAAAGCTGGCCAAGGCGCAACGGTGGAGGCCGACGAAGCAACCAATGCGCTGTTGATTACGGCCGAGGGCGATAGTCTTGACTCGTTATTAGCGGTTGTTGAACGGTTGGATATTCGCCGTGCACAAGTTTTAGTGGAAGCCATTATTGTTGAAATGCAATTAGGCGATTCGCAAAATCTTGGTATTGAATGGATGTTCCAAAACGCTGATGCGGGTGTCTTTGGTAGTTCGAAGTTTGTCGGAAATGCAGCCGGTGCTGCAGCGGCTTTATTTTCCGATGCTGAAAACGCAACGGCGGCATTGGCTACAGCGCTAAGCGGCGTTCAAGGCGAAACATTGGGTGTTGCCGGAAATACCGGTGATGAAGATTTTCTCGTTCTAGTGAATTTGCTAAAAGGCAATTCGAACACCAATATTCTCTCCACGCCAACGCTATTAACCATGGATAACAACGAAGCCATGATTTCGGTGGGCCAGAACGTACCGTTTGTAACCGGTAGTTTTACTAATGCGGGTGGCAACGGCGGTAGCAATCCTTTCCAGACTATTCAGCGAGAAGATGTTGGTATTACTTTGACGGTCACTCCGCACGTGAACGAAGGTGATAAAGTCATTATGGATATTCAACAAGAAATATCGAGCGTAGCCGGCAGTGTTGGTGCGTCAGATATCGTGACTAACCAGCGTAAAGTTGAAACTCAAATTATGGCACGCGACGGTGAGGTCATCGTGCTAGGTGGATTGATACGAGACGATATCCAAGAAGATGAGCAGAGCGTACCTATCTTAGGTTCCATTCCGGTTCTTGGACGATTATTTCGTTCAAATGCAACGACTTCGACAAAATCTAATCTCATGATTTTTATTCGTCCTACGATTGTGCGAGATGACGAAACCTTACATGGTGCTACAGCCGAGAAATACAGCTATATTCGAGACCTACAATTGAAGCAGCAAGAACGCGGCATCTTTGGTGTCGACGTTGATACCTTGCGTATTCTTCCTGAGTTGGAACCGGTTGTGTTCGACGAAGCGCGGGCGGCGGAGTAGCTAACGTGAGTGAAGAATCAGCTTTCGTTCAAACCCGTCTTCCTTTTTCCTTTGCCAGCACTTATGGCGTGATGCTGGAAGAGGGAAAAGTAATGCACCGCCCGGGTATTACGGCGCAGACTATGATCGAAGTGCGCAGGCACTTGGGGCGGCCTTTCGAGATGGAACAGCTCGACGAAGAAGCCTTTAAAGCACGTTTGGCCCGCGTTTATCAAAGTACGGACGGCGAAGCACTGCAGGCCGTTGAAGACATGGGCGCTGAGTTCGACCTCACGGCGCTTGCTGACGACATCCCTGATGATAGCG is a genomic window of Teredinibacter purpureus containing:
- the gspC gene encoding type II secretion system protein GspC yields the protein MTFQLADNPQLLTASRYWQVVLAKLKSLPLDVWRNGLIFLSILWLCHSAAGLFWVLYPVSAVPQPTTFAVPIDTGSASVSSTTVDILALQELKLFGDAGELPEVELEVEAQSSSDLIVDENAATTLLNLKLHGVIASDNQLEARAIIDTGKDQNLYRIGDEIKLNKGVKLAKVMEQRIILDNKGSHESLWLYSEEDFKKSASNRANRHKVTREGPGADRPKPTVNKSIQPSQIPKSISDVVRFSVHREEGKMVGYKLRPGRDKELFEQVGLKSGDIVTSVNGRIMNDPKQLRDVYQDLKTATEANLVVRRGESELPITIRVDNTGG
- the gshA gene encoding glutamate--cysteine ligase, producing the protein MLQIKDFPKELAEPDNAALLTGILRGAERESLRVTANGALSKTDHPSGLGSALTHPQITTDFSEALLEFITPPCHTIPDMLGQLDLLQRYTANQLPEGEMLWTHSMPCALGPDQEIPVARYGSTNNGRMKTVYRVGLGHRYGRSMQTVAGLHYNFSLPNAFWAFLSRRDNSMLDLQEYKNQRYFGLIRNFRRHYWLLIYLFGASPALCTSFVDKRMHDLQLLDNLSHTLHTPFATSLRMGDLGYQSSAQEDLYVCYNDQKRYIETLCAAITSPHADYEALGITDEQHNHLQLNTGLLQIENEFYSAIRPKRTAQSGETALAALDNRGVEYIEVRCLDIDPFSPVGITDEQIRFLDTFLLYCALQESPDTDSEEAQRILRNQKQVVVDGRNPSATLENGPDSTINLQQWGLELLNAMAPVAGLLDNAHGDQSYSNSLAQQTRKLKDPSLTPSARILSTLKDNKLEYAAYALQHSAQYDEYFKNAPLSPDIQERMENMALESEAEQRELERKSQIDFDDFLVQYYKQYRRCCGAFRE
- a CDS encoding flagellar basal body-associated FliL family protein; this translates as MQWLRNSALARWLSVVLVVGVMLAVSVHAEDEPPAEGEEAAPAPPKAIYLPLKPSFVVNYGGAGRLKYIKAEVSVRLDSSEAANAVRHHMPYIRNNLVMLFASQTDESLTSQAGKEALRQDALTEVRKVILDEDGLEGVTDLFFNTLIVQK
- the gspD gene encoding type II secretion system secretin GspD, with protein sequence MLKNFGVILCVAIMMFSGASLGQAQGAQPQQTWTINFKDSDIHEVIKFVAEVTGKTLVIDPRVKGRVKVISQKPLTERELMELFRSVLEVHDFTIVEVGNVVRVVPLKDARSSPLPVRDNPAFDEGYVTQVIQLKNIAAAKVLPVLRPLVPQHSHLAAYDPSNAIVVSDTAANIERIKEIIEKIDTAALPVTEVIELRYADADSLVATLTKLDRAESKGAPASNTLQMVADKRNNAILISGEDLQRQRVKNLIRRLDRPQKQTGNVRVVYLEYATAKDVAVVLSKVVQNMQRMVPGGEKGGKAGQGATVEADEATNALLITAEGDSLDSLLAVVERLDIRRAQVLVEAIIVEMQLGDSQNLGIEWMFQNADAGVFGSSKFVGNAAGAAAALFSDAENATAALATALSGVQGETLGVAGNTGDEDFLVLVNLLKGNSNTNILSTPTLLTMDNNEAMISVGQNVPFVTGSFTNAGGNGGSNPFQTIQREDVGITLTVTPHVNEGDKVIMDIQQEISSVAGSVGASDIVTNQRKVETQIMARDGEVIVLGGLIRDDIQEDEQSVPILGSIPVLGRLFRSNATTSTKSNLMIFIRPTIVRDDETLHGATAEKYSYIRDLQLKQQERGIFGVDVDTLRILPELEPVVFDEARAAE
- a CDS encoding Rsd/AlgQ family anti-sigma factor codes for the protein MLENCKTAQERWGGVTDIIDRWLGERQQVLVLYCQLSEIIEEPSAVTGEVLRSMCQLLVDYVSAGHFEIYDQLVQEAREFDDKPALTEAKILFTDVDKTTEYVLDFNDKYQEIDDLDSIETDLSKLGETLAHRFEAEDRAIEVLHTAHKDQVA